In one window of Clavelina lepadiformis chromosome 4, kaClaLepa1.1, whole genome shotgun sequence DNA:
- the LOC143451920 gene encoding epithelial splicing regulatory protein 1-like isoform X4, translated as MGSSHYCDILVLFYCGTTGDNSSELLGSDESDLVVIVWQLLDLNQNQTGDIHYIYVKPSNDFCLRKEWQKETNITSQTLENAPVFQDAIHQFEETLRNELNDQGRTCSFTLCTDGQCHLRQVLMPASVWSDTTLPEFCYSFFDLKKEFRLCCNSMETDAMEIYNENYADTRTPDSVQDMLNYLNIDVESFGTFGVDHVRRMGAVIQVLVSERYGHVFNAPERIVARLDTGPCMTSELVRDDTVIRARGLPWQASDHDVARFFKGLNIPRGGAALVLNPQGRRNGEALVRFENEEQRDLALLRHKHHMGNRYIEVYRATGDDFLKVATGTSCEAIHFLSKEGDAIVRMRGLPFTATSNEIIEFFGSDIPVVHSEEGVLFVKHPDGRPTGDAFVLFASEKTALAALGKHKQTLGKRYVEIFKSTAAEVQQVLSRHMTTPIIPTMPAPVPLILPNNQQTLMSPHAQISPAYQQPITPGCIRNCIRLRGMPYSATVEDIMNFLGELSLYILPNGIHMVLNQQGRPSGDAFIQLCSPEKAGIAGLDVSKGGCHKKHMGERYVEVFQCSGDEMNIVLMGGTLNRNGMMPPPGMAIVPPEPVPTAGSITAIPAPTAPATSPFIVQTPHGTLLMQPPVVSQPGIPTLQTLDLIQAQTLLAAPRTAIYTQPTFLPYAQYLPTPPVSPSSANPIPATTPIANLTSPNSAAPAGTNPATGVGIQVRLQGQL; from the exons ATGGGTTCGAGTCATTACTGCGACATATTGGTGTTATTTTACTGCGGAACCACAGGAGATAATAGTTCAGAGTTACTCGGAAGTGATGAAAGTGATCTTGTTGTCATCGTATGGCAGCTCCTTGATCTCAATCAAAATCAG ACTGGCGATATCCATTACATTTATGTGAAACCGTCAAACGACTTTTGTTTACGAAAAGAATGGCAGAAAGAAACTAACATCACCAGCCAAACTCTGGAAAACGCCCCTGTATTTCAAGATGCAATTCATCAG TTCGAGGAGACGTTACGAAACGAACTTAACGATCAAGGAAGAACATGCAGTTTTACTCTTTGCACCGATGGGCAATGTCATTTACGTCAAGTTTTAATGCCCGCTTCCGTGTGGTCAGACACTACCTTGCCTGAATTTTGCTACAG CTTTTTCGACTTAAAGAAAGAATTCAGGCTTTGCTGCAACTCTATGGAAACAGACGCAATGGAAATTTACAACGAAAATTACGCTGACACACGCACCCCGGATTCCGTGCAGGATATGCTAAATT ACCTAAACATAGATGTTGAAAGTTTTGGCACGTTTGGTGTGGACCACGTGCGGCGTATGGGAGCAGTAATCCAAGTCCTTGTTTCAGAACGATATG GTCACGTTTTCAACGCACCTGAAAGAATAGTCGCCAGACTGGACACTGGACCTTG TATGACGTCAGAGCTTGTAAGAGATGATACTGTGATTAGAGCAAGAGGTTTACCATGGCAAGCATCTGATCATGACGTGGCTAGGTTTTTCAAAGGGCTTAACATTCCAAG GGGCGGTGCAGCGCTAGTACTTAATCCTCAGGGTCGGCGGAATGGAGAAGCTTTGGTGCGTTTTGAAAACGAAGAACAAAGAGATTTGGCACTCTTACGTCACAAGCATCACATGGGCAACCGATATATTGAG GTTTATCGTGCCACGGGCGATGATTTCCTCAAAGTTGCTACAG GTACCTCGTGTGAAGCAATTCATTTTCTTTCGAAAGAAGGTGACGCAATTGTGCGAATGCGCGGTCTGCCGTTTACTGCAACTTCCAATGAAATT ATAGAATTCTTTGGTTCCGATATTCCCGTCGTTCACAGCGAAGAAGGAGTTTTATTCGTTAAGCATCCTGACGGAAGGCCAACAGGAGACGCTTTCGTACTCTTTGCAAGTGAAAAG ACTGCCCTTGCTGCACTTGgtaaacataaacaaaccTTGGGGAAGAGATACGTGGAAATATTCAAAAGTACCGCTGCTGAAGTGCAACAA GTACTTAGTCGACACATGACAACTCCAATTATTCCCACTATGCCAGCACCGGTACCTTTAATTTTACCGAACAACCAGCAGACGTTAATGTCGCCCCATGCTCAGATATCACCTGCGTATCAACAACCTATCACGCCGGGTTGTATTCGCAATTGCATCAG GTTACGGGGAATGCCGTATTCCGCTACAGTTGAAGATATTATGAACTTTCTTGGAGAATTGTCTCTCTATATTCTTCCAAACGGCATTCACATGGTACTCAACCAGCAG GGTCGACCTTCAGGAGACGCttttattcaactttgttCTCCTGAGAAAGCTGGAATTGCTGGTTTAGATGTAAGCAAGGGAGGGTGTCACAAAAAACATATGGGGGAAAGATACGTAGAAGTTTTCCAGTGTTCTGGAGATGAAATGAACATCGTATTGATGGGGGGGACACTGAACAGGAACGGAATGATGCCACCCCCTGGCATGG CTATTGTTCCTCCTGAGCCTGTACCAACCGCTGGTTCAATAACTGCTATTCCTGCGCCAACCGCTCCAGCAACATCTCCCTTCATTGTCCAGACACCGCACGGGACTCTTCTAATGCAACCTCCAGTCGTTTCACAACCTGGAATACCAACCTTGCAAACTCTTGATTTGATCCAGGCTCAAACATTATTAGCGGCTCCTCGAACCGCTATATACACACAG CCCACGTTTCTACCTTATGCTCAATACCTTCCAACTCCGCCAGTGTCACCGTCCTCAGCGAACCCAATACCTGCCACAACACCGATTGCAAATTTAACTTCCCCAAATTCGGCGGCTCCAGCAGGTACTAATCCAGCAACGGGGGTTGGTATACAAGTGCGCTTGCAAG GTCAACTCTAA
- the LOC143451920 gene encoding epithelial splicing regulatory protein 1-like isoform X5 — MGSSHYCDILVLFYCGTTGDNSSELLGSDESDLVVIVWQLLDLNQNQTGDIHYIYVKPSNDFCLRKEWQKETNITSQTLENAPVFQDAIHQFEETLRNELNDQGRTCSFTLCTDGQCHLRQVLMPASVWSDTTLPEFCYSFFDLKKEFRLCCNSMETDAMEIYNENYADTRTPDSVQDMLNYLNIDVESFGTFGVDHVRRMGAVIQVLVSERYGHVFNAPERIVARLDTGPCMTSELVRDDTVIRARGLPWQASDHDVARFFKGLNIPRGGAALVLNPQGRRNGEALVRFENEEQRDLALLRHKHHMGNRYIEVYRATGDDFLKVATGTSCEAIHFLSKEGDAIVRMRGLPFTATSNEIIEFFGSDIPVVHSEEGVLFVKHPDGRPTGDAFVLFASEKTALAALGKHKQTLGKRYVEIFKSTAAEVQQVLSRHMTTPIIPTMPAPVPLILPNNQQTLMSPHAQISPAYQQPITPGCIRNCIRLRGMPYSATVEDIMNFLGELSLYILPNGIHMVLNQQGRPSGDAFIQLCSPEKAGIAGLDVSKGGCHKKHMGERYVEVFQCSGDEMNIVLMGGTLNRNGMMPPPGMAIVPPEPVPTAGSITAIPAPTAPATSPFIVQTPHGTLLMQPPVVSQPGIPTLQTLDLIQAQTLLAAPRTAIYTQPTFLPYAQYLPTPPVSPSSANPIPATTPIANLTSPNSAAPAGQL; from the exons ATGGGTTCGAGTCATTACTGCGACATATTGGTGTTATTTTACTGCGGAACCACAGGAGATAATAGTTCAGAGTTACTCGGAAGTGATGAAAGTGATCTTGTTGTCATCGTATGGCAGCTCCTTGATCTCAATCAAAATCAG ACTGGCGATATCCATTACATTTATGTGAAACCGTCAAACGACTTTTGTTTACGAAAAGAATGGCAGAAAGAAACTAACATCACCAGCCAAACTCTGGAAAACGCCCCTGTATTTCAAGATGCAATTCATCAG TTCGAGGAGACGTTACGAAACGAACTTAACGATCAAGGAAGAACATGCAGTTTTACTCTTTGCACCGATGGGCAATGTCATTTACGTCAAGTTTTAATGCCCGCTTCCGTGTGGTCAGACACTACCTTGCCTGAATTTTGCTACAG CTTTTTCGACTTAAAGAAAGAATTCAGGCTTTGCTGCAACTCTATGGAAACAGACGCAATGGAAATTTACAACGAAAATTACGCTGACACACGCACCCCGGATTCCGTGCAGGATATGCTAAATT ACCTAAACATAGATGTTGAAAGTTTTGGCACGTTTGGTGTGGACCACGTGCGGCGTATGGGAGCAGTAATCCAAGTCCTTGTTTCAGAACGATATG GTCACGTTTTCAACGCACCTGAAAGAATAGTCGCCAGACTGGACACTGGACCTTG TATGACGTCAGAGCTTGTAAGAGATGATACTGTGATTAGAGCAAGAGGTTTACCATGGCAAGCATCTGATCATGACGTGGCTAGGTTTTTCAAAGGGCTTAACATTCCAAG GGGCGGTGCAGCGCTAGTACTTAATCCTCAGGGTCGGCGGAATGGAGAAGCTTTGGTGCGTTTTGAAAACGAAGAACAAAGAGATTTGGCACTCTTACGTCACAAGCATCACATGGGCAACCGATATATTGAG GTTTATCGTGCCACGGGCGATGATTTCCTCAAAGTTGCTACAG GTACCTCGTGTGAAGCAATTCATTTTCTTTCGAAAGAAGGTGACGCAATTGTGCGAATGCGCGGTCTGCCGTTTACTGCAACTTCCAATGAAATT ATAGAATTCTTTGGTTCCGATATTCCCGTCGTTCACAGCGAAGAAGGAGTTTTATTCGTTAAGCATCCTGACGGAAGGCCAACAGGAGACGCTTTCGTACTCTTTGCAAGTGAAAAG ACTGCCCTTGCTGCACTTGgtaaacataaacaaaccTTGGGGAAGAGATACGTGGAAATATTCAAAAGTACCGCTGCTGAAGTGCAACAA GTACTTAGTCGACACATGACAACTCCAATTATTCCCACTATGCCAGCACCGGTACCTTTAATTTTACCGAACAACCAGCAGACGTTAATGTCGCCCCATGCTCAGATATCACCTGCGTATCAACAACCTATCACGCCGGGTTGTATTCGCAATTGCATCAG GTTACGGGGAATGCCGTATTCCGCTACAGTTGAAGATATTATGAACTTTCTTGGAGAATTGTCTCTCTATATTCTTCCAAACGGCATTCACATGGTACTCAACCAGCAG GGTCGACCTTCAGGAGACGCttttattcaactttgttCTCCTGAGAAAGCTGGAATTGCTGGTTTAGATGTAAGCAAGGGAGGGTGTCACAAAAAACATATGGGGGAAAGATACGTAGAAGTTTTCCAGTGTTCTGGAGATGAAATGAACATCGTATTGATGGGGGGGACACTGAACAGGAACGGAATGATGCCACCCCCTGGCATGG CTATTGTTCCTCCTGAGCCTGTACCAACCGCTGGTTCAATAACTGCTATTCCTGCGCCAACCGCTCCAGCAACATCTCCCTTCATTGTCCAGACACCGCACGGGACTCTTCTAATGCAACCTCCAGTCGTTTCACAACCTGGAATACCAACCTTGCAAACTCTTGATTTGATCCAGGCTCAAACATTATTAGCGGCTCCTCGAACCGCTATATACACACAG CCCACGTTTCTACCTTATGCTCAATACCTTCCAACTCCGCCAGTGTCACCGTCCTCAGCGAACCCAATACCTGCCACAACACCGATTGCAAATTTAACTTCCCCAAATTCGGCGGCTCCAGCAG GTCAACTCTAA
- the LOC143451920 gene encoding epithelial splicing regulatory protein 1-like isoform X1 — MGSSHYCDILVLFYCGTTGDNSSELLGSDESDLVVIVWQLLDLNQNQTGDIHYIYVKPSNDFCLRKEWQKETNITSQTLENAPVFQDAIHQFEETLRNELNDQGRTCSFTLCTDGQCHLRQVLMPASVWSDTTLPEFCYSFFDLKKEFRLCCNSMETDAMEIYNENYADTRTPDSVQDMLNYLNIDVESFGTFGVDHVRRMGAVIQVLVSERYGHVFNAPERIVARLDTGPCMTSELVRDDTVIRARGLPWQASDHDVARFFKGLNIPRGGAALVLNPQGRRNGEALVRFENEEQRDLALLRHKHHMGNRYIEVYRATGDDFLKVATGTSCEAIHFLSKEGDAIVRMRGLPFTATSNEIIEFFGSDIPVVHSEEGVLFVKHPDGRPTGDAFVLFASEKTALAALGKHKQTLGKRYVEIFKSTAAEVQQVLSRHMTTPIIPTMPAPVPLILPNNQQTLMSPHAQISPAYQQPITPGCIRNCIRLRGMPYSATVEDIMNFLGELSLYILPNGIHMVLNQQGRPSGDAFIQLCSPEKAGIAGLDVSKGGCHKKHMGERYVEVFQCSGDEMNIVLMGGTLNRNGMMPPPGMAIVPPEPVPTAGSITAIPAPTAPATSPFIVQTPHGTLLMQPPVVSQPGIPTLQTLDLIQAQTLLAAPRTAIYTQPTFLPYAQYLPTPPVSPSSANPIPATTPIANLTSPNSAAPAGTNPATGVGIQVRLQGMPYNAGVSDILTFLKGYNVNSNSIKLLYNDQLLPAGEALVTFASLEEAHRAVVERNRKLMGNRYVELLL, encoded by the exons ATGGGTTCGAGTCATTACTGCGACATATTGGTGTTATTTTACTGCGGAACCACAGGAGATAATAGTTCAGAGTTACTCGGAAGTGATGAAAGTGATCTTGTTGTCATCGTATGGCAGCTCCTTGATCTCAATCAAAATCAG ACTGGCGATATCCATTACATTTATGTGAAACCGTCAAACGACTTTTGTTTACGAAAAGAATGGCAGAAAGAAACTAACATCACCAGCCAAACTCTGGAAAACGCCCCTGTATTTCAAGATGCAATTCATCAG TTCGAGGAGACGTTACGAAACGAACTTAACGATCAAGGAAGAACATGCAGTTTTACTCTTTGCACCGATGGGCAATGTCATTTACGTCAAGTTTTAATGCCCGCTTCCGTGTGGTCAGACACTACCTTGCCTGAATTTTGCTACAG CTTTTTCGACTTAAAGAAAGAATTCAGGCTTTGCTGCAACTCTATGGAAACAGACGCAATGGAAATTTACAACGAAAATTACGCTGACACACGCACCCCGGATTCCGTGCAGGATATGCTAAATT ACCTAAACATAGATGTTGAAAGTTTTGGCACGTTTGGTGTGGACCACGTGCGGCGTATGGGAGCAGTAATCCAAGTCCTTGTTTCAGAACGATATG GTCACGTTTTCAACGCACCTGAAAGAATAGTCGCCAGACTGGACACTGGACCTTG TATGACGTCAGAGCTTGTAAGAGATGATACTGTGATTAGAGCAAGAGGTTTACCATGGCAAGCATCTGATCATGACGTGGCTAGGTTTTTCAAAGGGCTTAACATTCCAAG GGGCGGTGCAGCGCTAGTACTTAATCCTCAGGGTCGGCGGAATGGAGAAGCTTTGGTGCGTTTTGAAAACGAAGAACAAAGAGATTTGGCACTCTTACGTCACAAGCATCACATGGGCAACCGATATATTGAG GTTTATCGTGCCACGGGCGATGATTTCCTCAAAGTTGCTACAG GTACCTCGTGTGAAGCAATTCATTTTCTTTCGAAAGAAGGTGACGCAATTGTGCGAATGCGCGGTCTGCCGTTTACTGCAACTTCCAATGAAATT ATAGAATTCTTTGGTTCCGATATTCCCGTCGTTCACAGCGAAGAAGGAGTTTTATTCGTTAAGCATCCTGACGGAAGGCCAACAGGAGACGCTTTCGTACTCTTTGCAAGTGAAAAG ACTGCCCTTGCTGCACTTGgtaaacataaacaaaccTTGGGGAAGAGATACGTGGAAATATTCAAAAGTACCGCTGCTGAAGTGCAACAA GTACTTAGTCGACACATGACAACTCCAATTATTCCCACTATGCCAGCACCGGTACCTTTAATTTTACCGAACAACCAGCAGACGTTAATGTCGCCCCATGCTCAGATATCACCTGCGTATCAACAACCTATCACGCCGGGTTGTATTCGCAATTGCATCAG GTTACGGGGAATGCCGTATTCCGCTACAGTTGAAGATATTATGAACTTTCTTGGAGAATTGTCTCTCTATATTCTTCCAAACGGCATTCACATGGTACTCAACCAGCAG GGTCGACCTTCAGGAGACGCttttattcaactttgttCTCCTGAGAAAGCTGGAATTGCTGGTTTAGATGTAAGCAAGGGAGGGTGTCACAAAAAACATATGGGGGAAAGATACGTAGAAGTTTTCCAGTGTTCTGGAGATGAAATGAACATCGTATTGATGGGGGGGACACTGAACAGGAACGGAATGATGCCACCCCCTGGCATGG CTATTGTTCCTCCTGAGCCTGTACCAACCGCTGGTTCAATAACTGCTATTCCTGCGCCAACCGCTCCAGCAACATCTCCCTTCATTGTCCAGACACCGCACGGGACTCTTCTAATGCAACCTCCAGTCGTTTCACAACCTGGAATACCAACCTTGCAAACTCTTGATTTGATCCAGGCTCAAACATTATTAGCGGCTCCTCGAACCGCTATATACACACAG CCCACGTTTCTACCTTATGCTCAATACCTTCCAACTCCGCCAGTGTCACCGTCCTCAGCGAACCCAATACCTGCCACAACACCGATTGCAAATTTAACTTCCCCAAATTCGGCGGCTCCAGCAGGTACTAATCCAGCAACGGGGGTTGGTATACAAGTGCGCTTGCAAGGTATGCCGTACAATGCTGGTGTCTCCGACATACTTACATTTCTGAAAGGATACAAT GTCAACTCTAACTCCATTAAGCTTCTTTACAATGACCAGCTTTTACCTGCCGGGGAAGCGTTGGTGACGTTTGCATCACTCGAAGAGGCACACCGTGCTGTAGTGGAGAGAAATCGTAAACTGATGGGCAATCGATATGTAGAACTTTTGCTGTAA
- the LOC143451920 gene encoding epithelial splicing regulatory protein 1-like isoform X2, whose product MGSSHYCDILVLFYCGTTGDNSSELLGSDESDLVVIVWQLLDLNQNQTGDIHYIYVKPSNDFCLRKEWQKETNITSQTLENAPVFQDAIHQFEETLRNELNDQGRTCSFTLCTDGQCHLRQVLMPASVWSDTTLPEFCYSFFDLKKEFRLCCNSMETDAMEIYNENYADTRTPDSVQDMLNYLNIDVESFGTFGVDHVRRMGAVIQVLVSERYGHVFNAPERIVARLDTGPCMTSELVRDDTVIRARGLPWQASDHDVARFFKGLNIPRGGAALVLNPQGRRNGEALVRFENEEQRDLALLRHKHHMGNRYIEVYRATGDDFLKVATGTSCEAIHFLSKEGDAIVRMRGLPFTATSNEIIEFFGSDIPVVHSEEGVLFVKHPDGRPTGDAFVLFASEKTALAALGKHKQTLGKRYVEIFKSTAAEVQQVLSRHMTTPIIPTMPAPVPLILPNNQQTLMSPHAQISPAYQQPITPGCIRNCIRLRGMPYSATVEDIMNFLGELSLYILPNGIHMVLNQQGRPSGDAFIQLCSPEKAGIAGLDVSKGGCHKKHMGERYVEVFQCSGDEMNIVLMGGTLNRNGMMPPPGMAIVPPEPVPTAGSITAIPAPTAPATSPFIVQTPHGTLLMQPPVVSQPGIPTLQTLDLIQAQTLLAAPRTAIYTQPTFLPYAQYLPTPPVSPSSANPIPATTPIANLTSPNSAAPAGTNPATGVGIQVRLQGMPYNAGVSDILTFLKGYNTYPAEVQQVVDPNFQIGLNNSEWVCIS is encoded by the exons ATGGGTTCGAGTCATTACTGCGACATATTGGTGTTATTTTACTGCGGAACCACAGGAGATAATAGTTCAGAGTTACTCGGAAGTGATGAAAGTGATCTTGTTGTCATCGTATGGCAGCTCCTTGATCTCAATCAAAATCAG ACTGGCGATATCCATTACATTTATGTGAAACCGTCAAACGACTTTTGTTTACGAAAAGAATGGCAGAAAGAAACTAACATCACCAGCCAAACTCTGGAAAACGCCCCTGTATTTCAAGATGCAATTCATCAG TTCGAGGAGACGTTACGAAACGAACTTAACGATCAAGGAAGAACATGCAGTTTTACTCTTTGCACCGATGGGCAATGTCATTTACGTCAAGTTTTAATGCCCGCTTCCGTGTGGTCAGACACTACCTTGCCTGAATTTTGCTACAG CTTTTTCGACTTAAAGAAAGAATTCAGGCTTTGCTGCAACTCTATGGAAACAGACGCAATGGAAATTTACAACGAAAATTACGCTGACACACGCACCCCGGATTCCGTGCAGGATATGCTAAATT ACCTAAACATAGATGTTGAAAGTTTTGGCACGTTTGGTGTGGACCACGTGCGGCGTATGGGAGCAGTAATCCAAGTCCTTGTTTCAGAACGATATG GTCACGTTTTCAACGCACCTGAAAGAATAGTCGCCAGACTGGACACTGGACCTTG TATGACGTCAGAGCTTGTAAGAGATGATACTGTGATTAGAGCAAGAGGTTTACCATGGCAAGCATCTGATCATGACGTGGCTAGGTTTTTCAAAGGGCTTAACATTCCAAG GGGCGGTGCAGCGCTAGTACTTAATCCTCAGGGTCGGCGGAATGGAGAAGCTTTGGTGCGTTTTGAAAACGAAGAACAAAGAGATTTGGCACTCTTACGTCACAAGCATCACATGGGCAACCGATATATTGAG GTTTATCGTGCCACGGGCGATGATTTCCTCAAAGTTGCTACAG GTACCTCGTGTGAAGCAATTCATTTTCTTTCGAAAGAAGGTGACGCAATTGTGCGAATGCGCGGTCTGCCGTTTACTGCAACTTCCAATGAAATT ATAGAATTCTTTGGTTCCGATATTCCCGTCGTTCACAGCGAAGAAGGAGTTTTATTCGTTAAGCATCCTGACGGAAGGCCAACAGGAGACGCTTTCGTACTCTTTGCAAGTGAAAAG ACTGCCCTTGCTGCACTTGgtaaacataaacaaaccTTGGGGAAGAGATACGTGGAAATATTCAAAAGTACCGCTGCTGAAGTGCAACAA GTACTTAGTCGACACATGACAACTCCAATTATTCCCACTATGCCAGCACCGGTACCTTTAATTTTACCGAACAACCAGCAGACGTTAATGTCGCCCCATGCTCAGATATCACCTGCGTATCAACAACCTATCACGCCGGGTTGTATTCGCAATTGCATCAG GTTACGGGGAATGCCGTATTCCGCTACAGTTGAAGATATTATGAACTTTCTTGGAGAATTGTCTCTCTATATTCTTCCAAACGGCATTCACATGGTACTCAACCAGCAG GGTCGACCTTCAGGAGACGCttttattcaactttgttCTCCTGAGAAAGCTGGAATTGCTGGTTTAGATGTAAGCAAGGGAGGGTGTCACAAAAAACATATGGGGGAAAGATACGTAGAAGTTTTCCAGTGTTCTGGAGATGAAATGAACATCGTATTGATGGGGGGGACACTGAACAGGAACGGAATGATGCCACCCCCTGGCATGG CTATTGTTCCTCCTGAGCCTGTACCAACCGCTGGTTCAATAACTGCTATTCCTGCGCCAACCGCTCCAGCAACATCTCCCTTCATTGTCCAGACACCGCACGGGACTCTTCTAATGCAACCTCCAGTCGTTTCACAACCTGGAATACCAACCTTGCAAACTCTTGATTTGATCCAGGCTCAAACATTATTAGCGGCTCCTCGAACCGCTATATACACACAG CCCACGTTTCTACCTTATGCTCAATACCTTCCAACTCCGCCAGTGTCACCGTCCTCAGCGAACCCAATACCTGCCACAACACCGATTGCAAATTTAACTTCCCCAAATTCGGCGGCTCCAGCAGGTACTAATCCAGCAACGGGGGTTGGTATACAAGTGCGCTTGCAAGGTATGCCGTACAATGCTGGTGTCTCCGACATACTTACATTTCTGAAAGGATACAAT ACTTATCCTGCTGAAGTTCAACAAGTCGTTGATCCTAACTTTCAAATCGGTCTTAACAACAGCGAATGGGTGTGCATAAGTTAA